A region of Mycolicibacterium brumae DNA encodes the following proteins:
- a CDS encoding CPBP family intramembrane glutamic endopeptidase, which yields MPANGPAVGDHSVDHFTAAHPLHSLLSALQHARVHVDIAVVVVVLAMTNLIAHFTTPWANVVTVPAAALGLVLLVRSRGLGWAELGLGREHWRSGAVYGLGAFGLVATVVAVGAVLPWTRPLFLNDHYATLSGALIASMVIIPLQTVIPEELAFRGVLHGALDRAWGFRGVLAVGSLLFGFWHIASSLGLTAGNVGFSRILGGGVFGTVVGIVGAVIATAAAGFVFSWLRRRSGSLIAPIALHWSLNGIGALAAALVWHAAS from the coding sequence CTGCCCGCCAACGGGCCCGCCGTCGGGGACCATTCCGTCGATCATTTCACCGCCGCGCACCCCTTGCATTCGCTGTTGTCGGCGCTGCAGCACGCCCGTGTCCACGTCGATATCGCGGTGGTCGTGGTGGTGCTGGCGATGACGAACCTGATTGCCCACTTCACCACCCCGTGGGCGAACGTGGTGACCGTGCCGGCGGCCGCGCTGGGTCTGGTGCTGCTGGTCCGCTCACGCGGCCTCGGCTGGGCCGAACTCGGGCTCGGCCGGGAGCACTGGCGCTCCGGAGCGGTGTACGGGCTGGGCGCTTTCGGCCTGGTCGCCACCGTTGTCGCGGTCGGCGCGGTGCTGCCGTGGACCCGCCCGCTGTTCCTCAACGACCACTACGCGACGTTGTCCGGCGCGCTGATCGCCTCGATGGTGATCATTCCGCTGCAGACCGTCATCCCCGAAGAACTGGCGTTTCGCGGGGTGCTGCACGGCGCGCTGGACCGGGCCTGGGGCTTCCGCGGGGTGCTCGCCGTCGGGTCGCTGCTCTTCGGCTTCTGGCACATCGCCAGCTCGCTGGGCCTGACCGCGGGCAACGTAGGGTTCAGCCGCATCCTCGGCGGCGGCGTCTTCGGCACCGTCGTCGGCATCGTCGGGGCGGTCATCGCCACCGCGGCGGCCGGTTTCGTGTTCAGCTGGCTGCGCCGGCGCAGCGGCAGCCTGATCGCCCCCATCGCGCTGCACTGGTCGCTGAACGGGATCGGCGCGCTCGCGGCGGCGCTGGTCTGGCACGCCGCCTCCTAG
- a CDS encoding alanine and proline-rich secreted protein Apa, which yields MSSFARKHSRLSAIAGAGVIALVLPMSVAHADPEPPVDPNAPTAPAEPAPPADPNAPAAPADPAAPADPAAPADPAAPADPAAPADPNAPAPADPNAAPAAPEDPALADPNRVNNAAGGFSFVPPPGWTVGDASRLNYGQALLTKTVEPAAPGAPAPEPATDTSILLGRLDLKLFAGAEPDNAKAARRLASDMGEFFMPFPGTRLNQSSAPLDAGGMTGSAEYYEVKFTDESKPAGQIWAGVVGDAGVNLPREQRNQRWFVVWLGTANDPIDQAAATALANSIRQWTPPPAEPAPAADPNAAPAADLPPGAMQPGEVRPVENPDPAMLPPA from the coding sequence ATGTCTTCGTTTGCCCGCAAGCATTCCCGGCTGTCCGCGATCGCCGGCGCCGGTGTGATCGCGCTGGTGCTGCCCATGTCGGTCGCCCACGCCGACCCGGAGCCGCCGGTCGACCCCAATGCCCCGACGGCGCCGGCGGAACCGGCCCCGCCGGCCGACCCCAACGCTCCCGCTGCGCCGGCCGACCCGGCCGCTCCCGCCGATCCGGCCGCCCCGGCTGACCCCGCAGCGCCAGCGGACCCCGCCGCCCCCGCGGACCCGAACGCCCCTGCGCCGGCCGATCCGAATGCCGCGCCGGCCGCGCCCGAGGACCCGGCGCTCGCCGACCCGAACCGGGTCAACAACGCGGCGGGCGGATTCAGTTTCGTGCCGCCCCCGGGCTGGACCGTCGGCGACGCCAGCCGGCTCAACTACGGCCAGGCGCTGCTGACCAAGACTGTCGAGCCGGCCGCCCCTGGCGCCCCGGCCCCGGAGCCCGCCACCGACACCAGCATCCTGCTGGGCCGGCTGGACCTGAAGCTGTTCGCCGGCGCCGAGCCGGACAACGCCAAGGCCGCCCGCCGACTCGCCTCGGACATGGGCGAATTCTTCATGCCGTTCCCCGGCACCCGGCTGAACCAGTCCAGCGCCCCGCTGGACGCCGGCGGGATGACCGGCTCCGCGGAGTACTACGAGGTGAAGTTCACCGACGAGAGCAAGCCGGCCGGCCAGATCTGGGCCGGCGTGGTCGGCGACGCGGGCGTCAACCTGCCGCGCGAGCAGCGCAATCAGCGCTGGTTCGTGGTGTGGCTGGGCACCGCCAACGACCCGATCGACCAGGCCGCCGCCACCGCGCTGGCCAACTCGATCCGGCAGTGGACCCCGCCGCCAGCCGAACCGGCCCCCGCGGCCGATCCCAACGCGGCGCCGGCCGCCGACCTGCCCCCGGGCGCCATGCAGCCCGGCGAGGTCCGGCCGGTCGAGAACCCGGATCCGGCCATGCTTCCCCCGGCCTGA
- a CDS encoding NAD(P)/FAD-dependent oxidoreductase, whose amino-acid sequence MSHPGAVQSDKHKVVIIGSGFGGLNAAQKLRRADVDIKLIAKTTHHLFQPLLYQVATGILSEGEIAPPTRLIMRKQRNAQVVLGEATHIDLVNQTVDSVLLGHSYRTPYDSLIIAAGAGQSYFGNDQFAEWAPGMKTIDDALELRGRILGAFEQAERSSDPVRREKLLTFVVVGAGPTGVEMAGQIAELSDSTLKGAFRHIDPTQARVILIEGADQVLPPMGPKLGAKAHKRLEKLGVEIQLNAMVTDVDRNGLVVKYKDGTSKRIESATKVWSAGVAASPLGADLARQSDTEIDRAGRVKVLPDLTIPGHPNVWVVGDMAFVEGVPGQAQGAIQGAKYAADLIKAELKGASPDSRAPFKYFNKGSMAAVSKYSAVAQVGKLEFGGFLAWLAWLGLHLIYLVGFQSKLMTVLSWTRSFLSPGRGQLTMTEQQAYARTRIEQLEEIAAVENEKAG is encoded by the coding sequence GTGAGCCATCCCGGTGCCGTTCAATCGGATAAGCACAAGGTCGTCATCATCGGTTCCGGCTTCGGCGGCCTGAACGCGGCGCAGAAGCTGCGGCGCGCCGATGTCGACATCAAGCTGATAGCCAAGACGACACACCACCTGTTCCAGCCGCTGCTGTACCAGGTCGCCACCGGAATCCTGTCCGAGGGGGAGATCGCGCCGCCGACCCGGCTGATCATGCGCAAGCAGCGCAACGCCCAGGTGGTGCTCGGCGAGGCCACCCACATCGACCTGGTCAACCAGACCGTGGACTCGGTGCTGCTCGGGCACAGCTACCGCACGCCGTACGACAGCCTGATCATCGCCGCCGGCGCCGGGCAGTCGTACTTCGGCAACGACCAGTTCGCCGAATGGGCGCCCGGTATGAAGACCATCGACGACGCGCTGGAGCTGCGCGGCCGGATCCTCGGCGCGTTCGAGCAGGCCGAACGGTCCAGCGACCCGGTGCGCCGGGAGAAGCTGCTGACCTTCGTCGTCGTCGGCGCCGGCCCCACCGGCGTGGAGATGGCCGGCCAGATCGCCGAGCTGTCCGACAGCACCCTCAAAGGCGCCTTCCGGCACATCGACCCCACCCAGGCCCGGGTCATCCTGATCGAAGGCGCCGACCAGGTGCTGCCGCCGATGGGACCCAAGCTGGGCGCGAAGGCGCACAAGCGGCTGGAGAAGCTGGGCGTCGAGATCCAGCTGAACGCGATGGTCACCGACGTCGACCGCAACGGACTGGTGGTCAAGTACAAGGACGGCACCAGCAAGCGCATCGAGTCGGCGACCAAGGTGTGGTCGGCCGGCGTGGCGGCCAGCCCGCTGGGCGCGGACCTGGCGCGGCAGTCCGACACCGAGATCGACCGGGCCGGCCGGGTCAAGGTGCTGCCCGACCTCACCATTCCCGGGCACCCGAACGTCTGGGTGGTCGGCGACATGGCGTTCGTCGAGGGCGTGCCCGGACAGGCCCAGGGCGCGATCCAGGGCGCCAAGTACGCGGCGGATCTGATCAAGGCCGAACTCAAGGGCGCCTCCCCGGACAGCCGGGCCCCGTTCAAGTACTTCAACAAGGGTTCGATGGCCGCGGTGTCGAAGTACTCGGCGGTGGCCCAGGTCGGCAAGCTGGAGTTCGGCGGCTTCCTGGCGTGGCTCGCCTGGCTCGGGTTGCACCTGATCTACCTGGTCGGGTTCCAGTCCAAGCTGATGACGGTGCTGTCCTGGACCCGGTCGTTCCTGTCACCGGGCCGCGGACAGCTGACCATGACCGAGCAGCAGGCCTACGCCCGCACCCGGATCGAGCAACTCGAGGAGATCGCCGCCGTCGAGAACGAGAAGGCCGGCTAA
- a CDS encoding iron reductase: MTVLTEDPLISAMAIREELPLHESARRLRAFYPECPRVYGVAVMGDVSRRRWWPLAEALTDGRLAQMYADAAAEIDNPTAAAQQLAASLAHAVIGRVVALVVSEGRAWDAGLENLWVHVDSDGAIDWLGVVDPTVRVLPDDPDTGRAGAVELPSEPALATWIAHRCHRTLEPLFAELCRVSGAAVSVPAMWRIVGTAVVVAATQVPLLAGVSENAGMRRGQCVLDALVGFGLPVRGRAPMKVALAS, encoded by the coding sequence ATGACTGTCCTGACCGAGGACCCGTTGATCTCCGCGATGGCTATCCGTGAGGAGCTGCCGCTGCACGAATCCGCGCGACGGCTGCGCGCCTTCTATCCGGAGTGTCCGCGGGTCTACGGGGTCGCGGTGATGGGCGATGTCTCCCGGCGGCGCTGGTGGCCATTGGCCGAGGCGCTGACCGACGGACGGCTGGCGCAGATGTACGCCGACGCCGCCGCCGAGATCGACAATCCGACCGCCGCCGCGCAGCAGCTGGCCGCCAGCCTCGCCCACGCGGTGATCGGGCGGGTGGTAGCGCTGGTGGTTTCCGAGGGACGCGCCTGGGACGCCGGACTGGAGAATCTCTGGGTGCACGTCGACTCCGACGGCGCCATCGACTGGCTGGGCGTGGTGGACCCGACGGTTCGGGTGCTGCCCGACGATCCGGACACCGGACGGGCCGGGGCCGTCGAGCTGCCCAGCGAGCCGGCCCTGGCGACCTGGATTGCGCATCGCTGCCATCGCACGCTGGAACCGCTGTTCGCCGAACTGTGCCGGGTGAGCGGGGCCGCTGTGAGCGTGCCGGCGATGTGGCGCATCGTCGGCACCGCCGTGGTGGTCGCGGCCACTCAGGTGCCGCTGCTGGCCGGGGTCAGCGAAAACGCCGGTATGCGCCGGGGTCAGTGCGTGCTCGACGCGCTGGTCGGATTCGGCCTGCCGGTGCGCGGCCGCGCGCCGATGAAAGTGGCACTTGCAAGTTAG
- a CDS encoding BlaI/MecI/CopY family transcriptional regulator, with the protein MSRTARLGDLEQAVMDHLWSSTAPQTVRQVHEALSARRNLAYTTVMTVLQRLARKNLVIQHRDDRAHRYAPSHGRDVLVAGLMVDALDQAADTGSRQAALMHFVERVGIDEADALRRALDELETKHSFDRSAGGAATG; encoded by the coding sequence ATGAGCAGAACGGCCCGCTTGGGCGATTTGGAGCAGGCGGTCATGGACCACCTATGGTCCTCCACCGCGCCGCAGACCGTGCGTCAGGTCCACGAGGCGCTGTCCGCGCGACGCAACCTCGCCTACACCACCGTGATGACCGTGCTGCAGCGACTGGCGCGCAAGAACCTCGTCATCCAGCACCGCGACGACCGCGCGCACCGCTACGCCCCGTCCCACGGCCGCGACGTGCTGGTCGCCGGATTGATGGTCGACGCGCTGGACCAGGCCGCCGACACCGGCAGCCGACAGGCCGCGCTGATGCACTTCGTGGAACGGGTCGGCATCGATGAGGCCGACGCGCTGCGCCGGGCCCTCGACGAATTGGAAACCAAGCACTCATTTGACCGATCCGCTGGCGGCGCCGCGACCGGGTAG
- a CDS encoding alpha-amylase family glycosyl hydrolase produces the protein MAEPDWVQHAIWWQVYPLGFVGAFPSDDPPGADQHRLRRVTAWLDHAQTLGASGVALGPVFASRSHGYDTTDHFRIDPRLGDDADFDDLVAQARSRGLRVLLDGVFNHVGLDFPAHRAALDGDEGARRWFRGRPGRFSSFEGHADLVALNHTNPAVADYVTEVMTHWLDRGADGWRLDAAYAVAPKIWTQVLPRVRAAHPDAWIVGEVIHGDYPQIVADAGFDAVTQYELWKGIWSSLNDGNFHELDWALRRHDGFLDSFVPQTFIGNHDVTRIASKLDNPAHVELALVLLMTVGGVPTIYAGDEFAFTGVKEDRAGGDDAVRPEFGAPPLPVDETGQQMFALHQFLIGLRRRHPWLHTARTEALSLDNRRYLYRCHAGDQELFVALNAGDEPFTVALPRRARILAGAGAPVEELVDEVTTPPHGWRILGPA, from the coding sequence ATGGCAGAGCCGGATTGGGTGCAGCATGCGATCTGGTGGCAGGTCTACCCGCTCGGCTTCGTCGGGGCTTTTCCGTCCGATGACCCACCCGGCGCGGACCAGCATCGGCTGCGCCGCGTCACCGCGTGGCTCGACCACGCGCAGACGCTCGGCGCCTCCGGTGTGGCACTGGGCCCGGTGTTCGCCTCCCGCAGCCACGGCTACGACACCACCGACCATTTCCGCATCGATCCGCGACTGGGCGACGACGCCGACTTCGACGACCTGGTGGCCCAGGCCCGATCGCGCGGGCTGCGGGTGCTGCTCGACGGTGTGTTCAACCATGTCGGCCTGGACTTCCCGGCGCACCGGGCGGCGCTGGACGGCGACGAAGGAGCCCGGCGCTGGTTCCGCGGCCGCCCCGGGCGGTTCTCCAGCTTCGAAGGCCACGCCGACCTGGTGGCGCTCAACCACACCAACCCGGCGGTCGCCGACTACGTCACCGAGGTGATGACGCACTGGCTCGACCGCGGCGCCGACGGGTGGCGCCTGGACGCCGCCTATGCGGTCGCGCCGAAGATCTGGACCCAGGTGCTGCCGCGGGTGCGGGCCGCCCATCCCGACGCCTGGATCGTCGGCGAGGTCATCCACGGCGACTACCCGCAGATCGTCGCCGACGCCGGATTCGACGCCGTCACCCAGTACGAACTGTGGAAGGGGATCTGGAGTTCGCTCAACGACGGCAACTTCCACGAGCTGGATTGGGCGCTGCGCCGCCACGACGGATTCTTGGATTCCTTTGTGCCGCAGACGTTCATCGGCAACCATGATGTCACCAGGATCGCCAGCAAGCTGGACAATCCGGCGCACGTCGAATTGGCGCTGGTGCTGCTGATGACCGTCGGCGGAGTCCCGACGATCTACGCCGGCGACGAGTTCGCCTTCACCGGCGTCAAGGAGGACCGCGCCGGCGGAGACGACGCGGTGCGACCCGAATTCGGCGCTCCCCCACTACCGGTCGACGAGACCGGGCAGCAGATGTTCGCGCTGCATCAGTTCCTGATCGGCCTGCGCCGCCGGCATCCGTGGCTGCACACCGCCCGCACCGAGGCGCTGAGCCTGGACAATCGACGCTATCTCTATCGCTGTCACGCGGGCGATCAGGAGCTGTTCGTCGCCCTCAACGCCGGCGACGAGCCGTTCACCGTCGCATTGCCGCGGCGGGCCCGGATCCTGGCCGGCGCCGGGGCGCCTGTCGAGGAACTGGTCGACGAGGTCACCACCCCGCCGCACGGTTGGCGAATCCTGGGTCCGGCCTAG
- a CDS encoding GlsB/YeaQ/YmgE family stress response membrane protein — MDTLLVTTLASGPTVELLAERSTTLTSVGWIGYIIIGALAGWIAGKLVKGGGSGLLMNIVIGVVGALIGGFLLSFFLDTAGGGWWFTLFTAILGSVILLTVVGKVQNK, encoded by the coding sequence ATGGACACCCTGCTTGTGACGACCCTGGCTTCCGGGCCGACCGTCGAACTGCTCGCCGAACGGTCGACCACCTTGACCAGCGTCGGCTGGATCGGCTACATCATCATCGGCGCCCTGGCCGGCTGGATTGCCGGCAAACTGGTCAAGGGCGGTGGGTCCGGCCTGCTGATGAACATCGTGATCGGCGTCGTCGGCGCGCTGATCGGCGGATTCCTGCTGAGCTTCTTCCTGGACACCGCCGGTGGCGGCTGGTGGTTCACCCTGTTCACCGCAATCCTCGGATCGGTGATCCTGTTGACGGTGGTCGGGAAGGTGCAGAACAAATAG
- a CDS encoding LLM class F420-dependent oxidoreductase, translated as MTFRLALQIPNFSYGSGVENLFPTVVAQAAEADAAGFEALFVMDHFYQLPMLGEPDQPMLEAYTTLGALAAHTQNLQLGTLVTGNTYRNPTLLAKQITTLDVISAGRAILGLGTGWFELEHDQLGFDFGTFTERFAKLGEALEIILPMLRGERPTFSGEYYRCDQAMSEPRYRDHIPLMIGGSGERKTIPLAARHFDHLNLIAGFSELAHKVGVARRCCEEIDRDPATLATSILATAIVDENFDVDALGDRADRVLAGSPDSIAEQIQRKVLDAGVTGIAVNMPFYRPGAITELGAALTPMLR; from the coding sequence GTGACCTTCCGACTCGCACTGCAGATCCCGAACTTCTCCTACGGCTCCGGCGTCGAGAACCTCTTCCCCACCGTCGTCGCACAGGCCGCCGAAGCCGACGCCGCCGGCTTCGAGGCGCTGTTCGTGATGGACCACTTCTATCAACTGCCCATGCTCGGTGAGCCCGACCAGCCGATGCTGGAGGCCTACACCACCCTCGGCGCGCTCGCCGCGCATACCCAGAACCTGCAGCTGGGCACCTTGGTGACCGGCAACACCTACCGCAACCCGACGCTGCTGGCCAAGCAGATCACCACGCTCGACGTGATCAGCGCCGGCCGCGCCATCCTCGGCCTGGGCACCGGCTGGTTCGAGCTGGAGCACGACCAACTCGGCTTCGACTTCGGCACCTTCACTGAACGGTTCGCCAAGCTCGGCGAGGCGCTGGAGATCATCCTGCCGATGCTGCGCGGGGAACGGCCCACCTTCTCCGGCGAGTACTACCGGTGCGATCAGGCGATGTCCGAGCCGCGCTACCGCGACCACATTCCGCTGATGATCGGCGGCAGCGGTGAGCGCAAGACCATCCCGCTGGCCGCCCGGCACTTCGACCACCTCAACCTGATCGCCGGATTCAGCGAGCTCGCGCACAAGGTGGGGGTGGCCCGACGTTGCTGCGAGGAGATCGACCGCGATCCGGCGACGCTGGCCACCAGCATCCTGGCCACCGCGATCGTCGACGAGAACTTCGACGTCGACGCGCTCGGCGACCGGGCCGACCGGGTGCTGGCCGGCAGTCCGGACTCGATCGCCGAGCAGATCCAGCGCAAGGTGCTCGACGCCGGCGTCACCGGCATCGCGGTCAATATGCCGTTCTACCGGCCCGGGGCGATCACCGAACTCGGCGCCGCGCTGACTCCGATGCTGCGATGA
- a CDS encoding Acg family FMN-binding oxidoreductase has product MSFDLPDQDTVRAALALAMRAPSVHNSQPWKWRIGQESAHLYADSAQHLPHTDPARRDLILSCGAALQHFVVGMAALGWQTHVRRMPDPSEPDHLASIEFCDRGGSEQDIALAAAIPRRRSDRRIYSSWPVPGGDIALMAARAARLGVTLRRVKTGQISRVLAAAVRHRSDDADYLAELAQWSGRVAGDVGVPARNTPAVDRQAAFPARRFASPDLAQPAGVDARDDAGIVVALGTANDDPLTVLRAGEATGAVLLTATALGLSSCPLTDPLEVPKTRDLVRTVVLGGACEPQMLLRIGWAPINADPLPATPRRPLDDMVTTLDGAPIR; this is encoded by the coding sequence ATGAGCTTCGACCTGCCGGACCAGGACACGGTCCGCGCCGCCTTGGCCCTCGCGATGCGGGCGCCGTCGGTGCACAATTCCCAGCCCTGGAAGTGGCGGATCGGTCAGGAGTCGGCGCACCTGTACGCCGACTCCGCGCAACACCTGCCGCACACGGACCCGGCGCGGCGGGACCTGATCCTCAGTTGTGGGGCGGCCCTGCAGCATTTCGTCGTCGGCATGGCCGCCCTGGGCTGGCAGACGCACGTGCGACGGATGCCCGACCCGAGCGAGCCCGATCACCTGGCCAGCATCGAGTTCTGCGACCGCGGCGGCAGTGAGCAGGACATCGCGCTGGCCGCGGCCATCCCGCGGCGGCGCTCGGACCGCCGGATCTACAGCTCGTGGCCGGTGCCCGGCGGCGATATCGCGCTGATGGCGGCCCGGGCCGCGCGCCTCGGCGTCACCCTGCGCCGAGTGAAAACCGGCCAGATCAGCCGGGTGCTGGCGGCCGCGGTGCGGCATCGCTCCGACGACGCCGACTACCTGGCCGAGCTTGCGCAGTGGAGCGGACGGGTGGCCGGCGACGTCGGCGTGCCCGCGCGCAACACTCCCGCCGTCGATCGGCAGGCCGCGTTCCCGGCGCGCCGCTTCGCCAGCCCCGATCTGGCGCAGCCGGCGGGCGTCGACGCCCGCGATGACGCCGGCATCGTGGTCGCGCTCGGCACGGCCAACGATGACCCGCTGACCGTGCTGCGCGCCGGTGAGGCGACCGGCGCCGTCTTGCTGACCGCCACCGCGCTGGGTCTGTCCAGTTGCCCGTTGACCGATCCGCTCGAGGTGCCCAAGACCCGGGACCTGGTCCGCACCGTGGTGCTGGGCGGCGCCTGCGAGCCGCAGATGCTGCTGCGGATCGGCTGGGCTCCGATCAACGCCGACCCGTTGCCCGCCACGCCGCGCCGCCCGCTCGACGATATGGTCACCACGCTCGACGGCGCGCCAATCCGCTGA
- a CDS encoding PaaI family thioesterase, with product MEANSSPVPADKSAPFDNVIGLTYTEVGPDGAKAQLEVNPTLLQPAGLIHGGVYCAMIESMASVSGYAWLLEHGGGTVVGVNNNTDFLRALTGGTVYGATEPIHRGRRQQLWLVTIRDEKDRAVARGQVRLQNLPPE from the coding sequence GTGGAAGCGAACTCGTCACCGGTGCCCGCGGACAAATCCGCGCCGTTCGACAACGTGATCGGCCTCACCTATACCGAGGTCGGCCCAGACGGCGCCAAGGCCCAGCTGGAGGTGAACCCGACCCTGCTGCAGCCAGCCGGACTCATCCACGGCGGCGTCTACTGCGCGATGATCGAGTCGATGGCCAGCGTGTCCGGCTACGCCTGGCTGCTCGAGCACGGCGGCGGAACGGTCGTCGGGGTCAACAACAACACCGATTTCCTGCGCGCGCTGACCGGCGGAACGGTCTACGGCGCCACCGAACCGATCCACCGCGGCCGTCGTCAACAACTCTGGCTGGTGACGATCCGCGATGAGAAGGACCGCGCCGTCGCGCGCGGCCAGGTTCGACTGCAGAACCTGCCGCCGGAGTAG
- a CDS encoding M56 family metallopeptidase: protein MSAPAFALLALLLAGPIPELLARSQWPLRAPRAALTLWQAIAIAAVLSAFSAGLAVASRLFLPGPDGLPSHGLASALDRLGWPLWLLYVGALGVTLLVGARLAVAVVRVAVVTRRRRAHHRMLVDLLAANRGALRILDVDQPLAYCLPGVRSRVVVSEGTLNTLDDAEMAAILSHEQAHLRARHDLVLEAFTAVHAAFPRFVRSASALGAVRLLVELLADDAAVRTAGRAPLGRALVACAAGPRPAGALAAGGTNTVLRVRRLAGKPNSAALSAGAYLAAAAVLVLPTLAVAIPWLTELRLLLGR from the coding sequence GTGTCCGCGCCGGCCTTCGCTCTGCTCGCCCTGCTGCTCGCCGGGCCGATCCCGGAGTTGCTGGCCCGATCCCAATGGCCGCTGCGGGCACCCCGCGCGGCGTTGACGCTGTGGCAGGCGATCGCCATCGCCGCGGTGTTGTCGGCGTTCAGCGCCGGACTGGCCGTGGCCAGCCGACTCTTCCTGCCCGGCCCGGACGGACTGCCGTCGCACGGGCTGGCCTCGGCGCTGGACCGCCTCGGCTGGCCGCTGTGGCTGCTCTACGTCGGCGCCCTCGGCGTGACGCTGCTGGTCGGCGCCCGTCTGGCGGTCGCCGTGGTGCGGGTCGCGGTGGTCACCCGCCGCCGTCGGGCACACCACCGCATGTTGGTGGACCTGCTGGCCGCCAACCGCGGAGCGCTGCGCATCCTGGACGTCGACCAACCGCTGGCCTACTGCCTGCCCGGCGTCCGCAGCCGCGTGGTGGTCTCCGAGGGCACCCTGAACACCCTCGACGACGCCGAGATGGCCGCCATCCTCAGCCACGAGCAGGCCCACCTGCGCGCCCGCCACGATCTGGTGCTGGAGGCGTTCACCGCCGTGCACGCGGCGTTCCCCCGGTTCGTCCGCAGCGCCAGCGCCCTCGGCGCGGTCCGGCTGCTGGTCGAGCTGCTCGCCGACGATGCCGCCGTGCGCACCGCCGGGCGCGCTCCCCTGGGCCGCGCGCTGGTCGCCTGCGCCGCCGGACCGCGACCGGCCGGAGCGCTGGCCGCCGGCGGCACCAACACCGTGCTGCGGGTGCGACGGCTGGCCGGCAAACCCAACAGCGCGGCGCTGTCGGCCGGGGCCTACCTGGCCGCCGCCGCGGTCCTGGTGCTGCCGACCCTGGCGGTGGCCATCCCGTGGCTGACCGAGCTGCGCCTGCTGCTCGGGCGCTGA
- a CDS encoding SDR family oxidoreductase, with protein sequence MAMEVLVTGADTEVGRAVAAGFLDAGHNVVVSGRLRDDLEILAKELDVDYVVCDTADAAGLAEARSLFPHHLDAIVNVPAPRRDPGDPRTYTLAQTSAAWHEALDTTVLAPILMLQTIGDHLRSGGAILSLVPEPVRDGSIAAAVKSALSDWTAGQAQHFGTRGITVNVIAAGRSMETGYDGLSAPQPTVPAEITRLALFLTSPSARHITGQTLHVSNGVPAHFG encoded by the coding sequence ATGGCGATGGAGGTACTCGTCACCGGGGCCGACACCGAGGTGGGGCGCGCGGTCGCGGCCGGATTCCTCGACGCCGGCCACAACGTGGTGGTGTCCGGGCGGTTGCGCGACGATCTGGAGATCCTGGCCAAGGAACTCGACGTCGACTACGTGGTGTGCGACACCGCCGACGCCGCGGGCCTGGCCGAGGCGCGCAGCCTGTTCCCGCATCACCTCGACGCCATCGTCAACGTGCCCGCGCCGCGGCGCGATCCCGGCGATCCCCGCACCTACACCCTGGCCCAGACCTCGGCGGCCTGGCATGAGGCGCTCGACACCACCGTGCTGGCCCCGATCCTGATGCTGCAGACCATCGGCGATCACCTGCGCTCCGGTGGCGCGATCCTGTCGCTGGTGCCCGAGCCGGTCCGCGACGGCAGCATCGCGGCCGCGGTGAAATCGGCGCTGTCGGACTGGACCGCCGGCCAGGCCCAGCACTTCGGCACCCGCGGCATCACCGTGAACGTCATCGCCGCCGGCCGCAGCATGGAGACCGGATACGACGGCCTGTCCGCTCCGCAGCCGACGGTGCCGGCTGAGATCACCCGGCTCGCGCTGTTTCTGACCAGCCCGTCGGCCCGGCACATCACCGGGCAGACCCTGCACGTCAGCAACGGGGTTCCCGCACACTTCGGCTGA